In one window of Harpia harpyja isolate bHarHar1 chromosome 11, bHarHar1 primary haplotype, whole genome shotgun sequence DNA:
- the FUBP1 gene encoding far upstream element-binding protein 1 isoform X3: protein MADYSTVPPPASGAPGGGGGGGGGVNDAFKDALQRARQIAAKIGGDAGTSMNSNDYGYGGQKRPLEDGDGSWTSPSSTTHWEGMPSPFKDQPDAKKVAPQNDSFGNQLPPMHQQQRSVMTEEYKVPDGMVGFIIGRGGEQISRIQQESGCKIQIAPDSGGLPERSCMLTGTPESVQSAKRLLDQIVEKGRPAPGFHHGDGPGNAVQEIMIPASKAGLVIGKGGETIKQLQERAGVKMVMIQDGPQNTGADKPLRITGDPYKVQQAKEMVLELIRDQGGFREVRNEYGSRIGGNEGIDVPIPRFAVGIVIGRNGEMIKKIQNDAGVRIQFKPDDGTTPDRIAQITGPPDRCQHAAEIITDLLRSVQAGNPGGPGPGGRGRGRGQGNWNMGPPGGLQEFNFIVPTGKTGLIIGKGGETIKSISQQSGARIELQRNPPPNADPNMKMFTIRGTPQQIDYARQLIEEKIGGPVNPLGPPVPHGPHGVVPGPHGPPGPPGPGAPMGPYNPAPYNPGPPGPAPHGPPAPYAPQGWGNAYPHWQPPNPPDPGKPGTDPNSAAWAAYYAHYYQQQAQPPPAAPPGGPATTQTNGQGDQPNPAPAGQVDYTKAWEEYYKKMGQAVPAPAGAPPGGQPDYSAAWAEYYRQQAAYYAQTSPQGMPQHPPAPQGQ, encoded by the exons ATGGCGGACTATTCCACGGTGCCCCCTCCTGCTTCGGGCGctcccgggggaggcggcggtggAGGTGGAGGAGTGAACGATGCCTTTAAAGACGCGCTGCAGAGGGCTaggcag ATTGCAGCAAAAATTGGAGGAGATGCTGGCACATCGATGAATTCAAACGACTACGGTTATGGAGGACAAAAAAGACCTCTTGAGGATGGAG ATGGCTCTTGGACAAGTCCGAGCAGTACAACACACTGGGAGGGAATGCCCTCTCCTTTTAAAG ATCAACCAGATGCTAAGAAAGTTGCTCCTCAGAATGACT CTTTTGGAAATCAGCTACCACCGATGCATCAACAGCAAAG GTCTGTAATGACAGAGGAGTACAAAGTTCCAGATGGGATGGTTGGATTTA TAATTGGCAGAGGTGGAGAGCAGATCTCACGCATACAGCAAGAGTCTGGCTGTAAAATACAGATTGCACCAG ATAGTGGAGGCCTGCCCGAAAGATCATGTATGCTAACTGGAACACCAGAGTCTGTTCA ATCAGCAAAAAGATTACTTGATCAGATAGTTGAAAAGGGAAGACCTGCACCTGGCTTTCATCATGGTGATGGACCTGGAAATGCAGTCCAAGAAATTATGATTCCAGCAAGTAAAGCAGGATTAGTTATTGGAAAAGGTGGAGAGACAATTAAACAATTACAG GAGCGGGCAGGTGTCAAAATGGTCATGATTCAAGATGGTCCACAGAACACTGGTGCAGACAAGCCCCTTAGGATAACTGGAGACCCTTATAAAGTTCAA caAGCCAAGGAAATGGTGCTGGAGTTAATTCGTGATCAAGGTGGCTTTAGAGAGGTGCGCAACGAATATGGGTCAAGAATAGGAGGAAATGAAGGGATAGAC gttCCAATACCACGATTTGCTGTAGGTATTGTAATTGGAAGAAATGGAGAGATGATAAAAAAGATACAGAATGATGCTGGTGTTAGGATCCAGTTTAAGCCAG ATGATGGAACAACTCCAGATAGAATAGCCCAAATCACAGGGCCTCCTGACAGATGTCAGCATGCTGCAGAAATTATTACAGATCTCCTTCGAAGTGTTCAG GCTGGTAACCCTGGTGGACCAGGACCTGGTGGTCGAGGAAGGGGTAGAGGCCAAGGCAACTGGAACATGGGGCCTCCTGGTGGATTACAGGAATTCAATTTTATTGTTCCCACTGGCAAAACTGGATTAATCATTGGCAAAG GTGGTGAAACTATTAAAAGCATAAGCCAGCAGTCTGGTGCTAGAATAGAACTTCAAAGAAATCCTCCACCTAATGCGGATCCAAACATGAAGATGTTTACTATCCGTGGAACACCCCAGCAAATAGATTATGCACGACAACTTATAGAAGAAAAGATTGGC GGTCCAGTAAATCCATTGGGTCCACCTGTTCCCCATGGACCCCATGGTGTTGTTCCTGGCCCACATGGACCTCCTGGGCCACCAGGTCCTGGTGCTCCCATGGGACCGTATAACCCAGCTCCTTATAATCCAGGGCCTCCTGGTCCTGCACCTCA TGGTCCTCCAGCTCCATATGCTCCACAAGGATGGGGAAATGCTTATCCGCACTGGCAGCCACCAAATCCACCAGATCCAG GTAAGCCAGGAACAGATCCCAATTCAGCAGCGTGGGCAGCTTATTATGCTCACTACTATCAGCAGCAAGCACAGCCaccacctgcagcccctcctggtGGACCAGCTACAACCCAAACTAATGGACAAG GAGATCAGCCAAATCCAGCACCAGCAGGGCAGGTTGACTATACCAAGGCGTGGGAAGAGTACTACAAAAAAATGG GTCAAGCAGTTCCTGCCCCTGCTGGGGCTCCGCCAGGTGGTCAGCCAGATTACAGTGCAGCATGGGCTGAGTACTACAGGCAACAGGCAGCATATTACGCTCAGACAAGTCCACAGGGAATGCCACAACATCCTCCAGCACCACAG GGCCAATAA
- the FUBP1 gene encoding far upstream element-binding protein 1 isoform X2 yields MADYSTVPPPASGAPGGGGGGGGGVNDAFKDALQRARQIAAKIGGDAGTSMNSNDYGYGGQKRPLEDGDGSWTSPSSTTHWEGMPSPFKDQPDAKKVAPQNDSFGNQLPPMHQQQRSVMTEEYKVPDGMVGFIIGRGGEQISRIQQESGCKIQIAPDSGGLPERSCMLTGTPESVQSAKRLLDQIVEKGRPAPGFHHGDGPGNAVQEIMIPASKAGLVIGKGGETIKQLQERAGVKMVMIQDGPQNTGADKPLRITGDPYKVQQAKEMVLELIRDQGGFREVRNEYGSRIGGNEGIDVPIPRFAVGIVIGRNGEMIKKIQNDAGVRIQFKPDDGTTPDRIAQITGPPDRCQHAAEIITDLLRSVQAGNPGGPGPGGRGRGRGQGNWNMGPPGGLQEFNFIVPTGKTGLIIGKGGETIKSISQQSGARIELQRNPPPNADPNMKMFTIRGTPQQIDYARQLIEEKIGGPVNPLGPPVPHGPHGVVPGPHGPPGPPGPGAPMGPYNPAPYNPGPPGPAPHGPPAPYAPQGWGNAYPHWQPPNPPDPGKPGTDPNSAAWAAYYAHYYQQQAQPPPAAPPGGPATTQTNGQGDQPNPAPAGQVDYTKAWEEYYKKMGQAVPAPAGAPPGGQPDYSAAWAEYYRQQAAYYAQTSPQGMPQHPPAPQCLP; encoded by the exons ATGGCGGACTATTCCACGGTGCCCCCTCCTGCTTCGGGCGctcccgggggaggcggcggtggAGGTGGAGGAGTGAACGATGCCTTTAAAGACGCGCTGCAGAGGGCTaggcag ATTGCAGCAAAAATTGGAGGAGATGCTGGCACATCGATGAATTCAAACGACTACGGTTATGGAGGACAAAAAAGACCTCTTGAGGATGGAG ATGGCTCTTGGACAAGTCCGAGCAGTACAACACACTGGGAGGGAATGCCCTCTCCTTTTAAAG ATCAACCAGATGCTAAGAAAGTTGCTCCTCAGAATGACT CTTTTGGAAATCAGCTACCACCGATGCATCAACAGCAAAG GTCTGTAATGACAGAGGAGTACAAAGTTCCAGATGGGATGGTTGGATTTA TAATTGGCAGAGGTGGAGAGCAGATCTCACGCATACAGCAAGAGTCTGGCTGTAAAATACAGATTGCACCAG ATAGTGGAGGCCTGCCCGAAAGATCATGTATGCTAACTGGAACACCAGAGTCTGTTCA ATCAGCAAAAAGATTACTTGATCAGATAGTTGAAAAGGGAAGACCTGCACCTGGCTTTCATCATGGTGATGGACCTGGAAATGCAGTCCAAGAAATTATGATTCCAGCAAGTAAAGCAGGATTAGTTATTGGAAAAGGTGGAGAGACAATTAAACAATTACAG GAGCGGGCAGGTGTCAAAATGGTCATGATTCAAGATGGTCCACAGAACACTGGTGCAGACAAGCCCCTTAGGATAACTGGAGACCCTTATAAAGTTCAA caAGCCAAGGAAATGGTGCTGGAGTTAATTCGTGATCAAGGTGGCTTTAGAGAGGTGCGCAACGAATATGGGTCAAGAATAGGAGGAAATGAAGGGATAGAC gttCCAATACCACGATTTGCTGTAGGTATTGTAATTGGAAGAAATGGAGAGATGATAAAAAAGATACAGAATGATGCTGGTGTTAGGATCCAGTTTAAGCCAG ATGATGGAACAACTCCAGATAGAATAGCCCAAATCACAGGGCCTCCTGACAGATGTCAGCATGCTGCAGAAATTATTACAGATCTCCTTCGAAGTGTTCAG GCTGGTAACCCTGGTGGACCAGGACCTGGTGGTCGAGGAAGGGGTAGAGGCCAAGGCAACTGGAACATGGGGCCTCCTGGTGGATTACAGGAATTCAATTTTATTGTTCCCACTGGCAAAACTGGATTAATCATTGGCAAAG GTGGTGAAACTATTAAAAGCATAAGCCAGCAGTCTGGTGCTAGAATAGAACTTCAAAGAAATCCTCCACCTAATGCGGATCCAAACATGAAGATGTTTACTATCCGTGGAACACCCCAGCAAATAGATTATGCACGACAACTTATAGAAGAAAAGATTGGC GGTCCAGTAAATCCATTGGGTCCACCTGTTCCCCATGGACCCCATGGTGTTGTTCCTGGCCCACATGGACCTCCTGGGCCACCAGGTCCTGGTGCTCCCATGGGACCGTATAACCCAGCTCCTTATAATCCAGGGCCTCCTGGTCCTGCACCTCA TGGTCCTCCAGCTCCATATGCTCCACAAGGATGGGGAAATGCTTATCCGCACTGGCAGCCACCAAATCCACCAGATCCAG GTAAGCCAGGAACAGATCCCAATTCAGCAGCGTGGGCAGCTTATTATGCTCACTACTATCAGCAGCAAGCACAGCCaccacctgcagcccctcctggtGGACCAGCTACAACCCAAACTAATGGACAAG GAGATCAGCCAAATCCAGCACCAGCAGGGCAGGTTGACTATACCAAGGCGTGGGAAGAGTACTACAAAAAAATGG GTCAAGCAGTTCCTGCCCCTGCTGGGGCTCCGCCAGGTGGTCAGCCAGATTACAGTGCAGCATGGGCTGAGTACTACAGGCAACAGGCAGCATATTACGCTCAGACAAGTCCACAGGGAATGCCACAACATCCTCCAGCACCACAG TGCCTTCCCTGA
- the FUBP1 gene encoding far upstream element-binding protein 1 isoform X1, which produces MADYSTVPPPASGAPGGGGGGGGGVNDAFKDALQRARQIAAKIGGDAGTSMNSNDYGYGGQKRPLEDGDGSWTSPSSTTHWEGMPSPFKDQPDAKKVAPQNDSFGNQLPPMHQQQRSVMTEEYKVPDGMVGFIIGRGGEQISRIQQESGCKIQIAPDSGGLPERSCMLTGTPESVQSAKRLLDQIVEKGRPAPGFHHGDGPGNAVQEIMIPASKAGLVIGKGGETIKQLQERAGVKMVMIQDGPQNTGADKPLRITGDPYKVQQAKEMVLELIRDQGGFREVRNEYGSRIGGNEGIDVPIPRFAVGIVIGRNGEMIKKIQNDAGVRIQFKPDDGTTPDRIAQITGPPDRCQHAAEIITDLLRSVQAGNPGGPGPGGRGRGRGQGNWNMGPPGGLQEFNFIVPTGKTGLIIGKGGETIKSISQQSGARIELQRNPPPNADPNMKMFTIRGTPQQIDYARQLIEEKIGGPVNPLGPPVPHGPHGVVPGPHGPPGPPGPGAPMGPYNPAPYNPGPPGPAPHGPPAPYAPQGWGNAYPHWQPPNPPDPGKPGTDPNSAAWAAYYAHYYQQQAQPPPAAPPGGPATTQTNGQGDQPNPAPAGQVDYTKAWEEYYKKMGQAVPAPAGAPPGGQPDYSAAWAEYYRQQAAYYAQTSPQGMPQHPPAPQTFNHN; this is translated from the exons ATGGCGGACTATTCCACGGTGCCCCCTCCTGCTTCGGGCGctcccgggggaggcggcggtggAGGTGGAGGAGTGAACGATGCCTTTAAAGACGCGCTGCAGAGGGCTaggcag ATTGCAGCAAAAATTGGAGGAGATGCTGGCACATCGATGAATTCAAACGACTACGGTTATGGAGGACAAAAAAGACCTCTTGAGGATGGAG ATGGCTCTTGGACAAGTCCGAGCAGTACAACACACTGGGAGGGAATGCCCTCTCCTTTTAAAG ATCAACCAGATGCTAAGAAAGTTGCTCCTCAGAATGACT CTTTTGGAAATCAGCTACCACCGATGCATCAACAGCAAAG GTCTGTAATGACAGAGGAGTACAAAGTTCCAGATGGGATGGTTGGATTTA TAATTGGCAGAGGTGGAGAGCAGATCTCACGCATACAGCAAGAGTCTGGCTGTAAAATACAGATTGCACCAG ATAGTGGAGGCCTGCCCGAAAGATCATGTATGCTAACTGGAACACCAGAGTCTGTTCA ATCAGCAAAAAGATTACTTGATCAGATAGTTGAAAAGGGAAGACCTGCACCTGGCTTTCATCATGGTGATGGACCTGGAAATGCAGTCCAAGAAATTATGATTCCAGCAAGTAAAGCAGGATTAGTTATTGGAAAAGGTGGAGAGACAATTAAACAATTACAG GAGCGGGCAGGTGTCAAAATGGTCATGATTCAAGATGGTCCACAGAACACTGGTGCAGACAAGCCCCTTAGGATAACTGGAGACCCTTATAAAGTTCAA caAGCCAAGGAAATGGTGCTGGAGTTAATTCGTGATCAAGGTGGCTTTAGAGAGGTGCGCAACGAATATGGGTCAAGAATAGGAGGAAATGAAGGGATAGAC gttCCAATACCACGATTTGCTGTAGGTATTGTAATTGGAAGAAATGGAGAGATGATAAAAAAGATACAGAATGATGCTGGTGTTAGGATCCAGTTTAAGCCAG ATGATGGAACAACTCCAGATAGAATAGCCCAAATCACAGGGCCTCCTGACAGATGTCAGCATGCTGCAGAAATTATTACAGATCTCCTTCGAAGTGTTCAG GCTGGTAACCCTGGTGGACCAGGACCTGGTGGTCGAGGAAGGGGTAGAGGCCAAGGCAACTGGAACATGGGGCCTCCTGGTGGATTACAGGAATTCAATTTTATTGTTCCCACTGGCAAAACTGGATTAATCATTGGCAAAG GTGGTGAAACTATTAAAAGCATAAGCCAGCAGTCTGGTGCTAGAATAGAACTTCAAAGAAATCCTCCACCTAATGCGGATCCAAACATGAAGATGTTTACTATCCGTGGAACACCCCAGCAAATAGATTATGCACGACAACTTATAGAAGAAAAGATTGGC GGTCCAGTAAATCCATTGGGTCCACCTGTTCCCCATGGACCCCATGGTGTTGTTCCTGGCCCACATGGACCTCCTGGGCCACCAGGTCCTGGTGCTCCCATGGGACCGTATAACCCAGCTCCTTATAATCCAGGGCCTCCTGGTCCTGCACCTCA TGGTCCTCCAGCTCCATATGCTCCACAAGGATGGGGAAATGCTTATCCGCACTGGCAGCCACCAAATCCACCAGATCCAG GTAAGCCAGGAACAGATCCCAATTCAGCAGCGTGGGCAGCTTATTATGCTCACTACTATCAGCAGCAAGCACAGCCaccacctgcagcccctcctggtGGACCAGCTACAACCCAAACTAATGGACAAG GAGATCAGCCAAATCCAGCACCAGCAGGGCAGGTTGACTATACCAAGGCGTGGGAAGAGTACTACAAAAAAATGG GTCAAGCAGTTCCTGCCCCTGCTGGGGCTCCGCCAGGTGGTCAGCCAGATTACAGTGCAGCATGGGCTGAGTACTACAGGCAACAGGCAGCATATTACGCTCAGACAAGTCCACAGGGAATGCCACAACATCCTCCAGCACCACAG
- the FUBP1 gene encoding far upstream element-binding protein 1 isoform X4, with product MADYSTVPPPASGAPGGGGGGGGGVNDAFKDALQRARQIAAKIGGDAGTSMNSNDYGYGGQKRPLEDGDQPDAKKVAPQNDSFGNQLPPMHQQQRSVMTEEYKVPDGMVGFIIGRGGEQISRIQQESGCKIQIAPDSGGLPERSCMLTGTPESVQSAKRLLDQIVEKGRPAPGFHHGDGPGNAVQEIMIPASKAGLVIGKGGETIKQLQERAGVKMVMIQDGPQNTGADKPLRITGDPYKVQQAKEMVLELIRDQGGFREVRNEYGSRIGGNEGIDVPIPRFAVGIVIGRNGEMIKKIQNDAGVRIQFKPDDGTTPDRIAQITGPPDRCQHAAEIITDLLRSVQAGNPGGPGPGGRGRGRGQGNWNMGPPGGLQEFNFIVPTGKTGLIIGKGGETIKSISQQSGARIELQRNPPPNADPNMKMFTIRGTPQQIDYARQLIEEKIGGPVNPLGPPVPHGPHGVVPGPHGPPGPPGPGAPMGPYNPAPYNPGPPGPAPHGPPAPYAPQGWGNAYPHWQPPNPPDPGKPGTDPNSAAWAAYYAHYYQQQAQPPPAAPPGGPATTQTNGQGDQPNPAPAGQVDYTKAWEEYYKKMGQAVPAPAGAPPGGQPDYSAAWAEYYRQQAAYYAQTSPQGMPQHPPAPQCLP from the exons ATGGCGGACTATTCCACGGTGCCCCCTCCTGCTTCGGGCGctcccgggggaggcggcggtggAGGTGGAGGAGTGAACGATGCCTTTAAAGACGCGCTGCAGAGGGCTaggcag ATTGCAGCAAAAATTGGAGGAGATGCTGGCACATCGATGAATTCAAACGACTACGGTTATGGAGGACAAAAAAGACCTCTTGAGGATGGAG ATCAACCAGATGCTAAGAAAGTTGCTCCTCAGAATGACT CTTTTGGAAATCAGCTACCACCGATGCATCAACAGCAAAG GTCTGTAATGACAGAGGAGTACAAAGTTCCAGATGGGATGGTTGGATTTA TAATTGGCAGAGGTGGAGAGCAGATCTCACGCATACAGCAAGAGTCTGGCTGTAAAATACAGATTGCACCAG ATAGTGGAGGCCTGCCCGAAAGATCATGTATGCTAACTGGAACACCAGAGTCTGTTCA ATCAGCAAAAAGATTACTTGATCAGATAGTTGAAAAGGGAAGACCTGCACCTGGCTTTCATCATGGTGATGGACCTGGAAATGCAGTCCAAGAAATTATGATTCCAGCAAGTAAAGCAGGATTAGTTATTGGAAAAGGTGGAGAGACAATTAAACAATTACAG GAGCGGGCAGGTGTCAAAATGGTCATGATTCAAGATGGTCCACAGAACACTGGTGCAGACAAGCCCCTTAGGATAACTGGAGACCCTTATAAAGTTCAA caAGCCAAGGAAATGGTGCTGGAGTTAATTCGTGATCAAGGTGGCTTTAGAGAGGTGCGCAACGAATATGGGTCAAGAATAGGAGGAAATGAAGGGATAGAC gttCCAATACCACGATTTGCTGTAGGTATTGTAATTGGAAGAAATGGAGAGATGATAAAAAAGATACAGAATGATGCTGGTGTTAGGATCCAGTTTAAGCCAG ATGATGGAACAACTCCAGATAGAATAGCCCAAATCACAGGGCCTCCTGACAGATGTCAGCATGCTGCAGAAATTATTACAGATCTCCTTCGAAGTGTTCAG GCTGGTAACCCTGGTGGACCAGGACCTGGTGGTCGAGGAAGGGGTAGAGGCCAAGGCAACTGGAACATGGGGCCTCCTGGTGGATTACAGGAATTCAATTTTATTGTTCCCACTGGCAAAACTGGATTAATCATTGGCAAAG GTGGTGAAACTATTAAAAGCATAAGCCAGCAGTCTGGTGCTAGAATAGAACTTCAAAGAAATCCTCCACCTAATGCGGATCCAAACATGAAGATGTTTACTATCCGTGGAACACCCCAGCAAATAGATTATGCACGACAACTTATAGAAGAAAAGATTGGC GGTCCAGTAAATCCATTGGGTCCACCTGTTCCCCATGGACCCCATGGTGTTGTTCCTGGCCCACATGGACCTCCTGGGCCACCAGGTCCTGGTGCTCCCATGGGACCGTATAACCCAGCTCCTTATAATCCAGGGCCTCCTGGTCCTGCACCTCA TGGTCCTCCAGCTCCATATGCTCCACAAGGATGGGGAAATGCTTATCCGCACTGGCAGCCACCAAATCCACCAGATCCAG GTAAGCCAGGAACAGATCCCAATTCAGCAGCGTGGGCAGCTTATTATGCTCACTACTATCAGCAGCAAGCACAGCCaccacctgcagcccctcctggtGGACCAGCTACAACCCAAACTAATGGACAAG GAGATCAGCCAAATCCAGCACCAGCAGGGCAGGTTGACTATACCAAGGCGTGGGAAGAGTACTACAAAAAAATGG GTCAAGCAGTTCCTGCCCCTGCTGGGGCTCCGCCAGGTGGTCAGCCAGATTACAGTGCAGCATGGGCTGAGTACTACAGGCAACAGGCAGCATATTACGCTCAGACAAGTCCACAGGGAATGCCACAACATCCTCCAGCACCACAG TGCCTTCCCTGA